A window of Xyrauchen texanus isolate HMW12.3.18 chromosome 10, RBS_HiC_50CHRs, whole genome shotgun sequence contains these coding sequences:
- the rab5aa gene encoding RAB5A, member RAS oncogene family, a yields MANRGGATRPNGSNAGNKICQFKLVLLGESAVGKSSLVLRFVKGQFHEFQESTIGAAFLTQTVCLDDTTVKFEIWDTAGQERYHSLAPMYYRGAQAAIVVYDITNEESFARAKNWVKELQRQASPNIVIALSGNKADLANKRAVDFQDAQSYADDNSLLFMETSAKTSMNVNEIFMAIAKRLPKSEPQAAGANSGRSRGVDLTETAQPTKAPCCSN; encoded by the exons ATGGCCAATAGGGGAGGAGCAACACGCCCCAACGGGTCCAACGCGGGCAATAAGATATGCCAGTTCAAACTGGTCTTGCTAGGAGAGTCTGCTGTGGGAAAGTCCAGCCTTGTGCTGCGCTTCGTCAAGGGGCAGTTTCATGAGTTTCAGGAGAGCACAATAGGAG CGGCCTTCCTAACACAGACAGTGTGCTTGGATGACACAACGGTGAAGTTCGAGATTTGGGACACAGCCGGACAGGAGCGCTACCACAGTTTGGCCCCCATGTACTACAGAGGTGCCCAGGCTGCCATTGTAGTTTACGACATCACCAATGAG GAGTCGTTTGCAAGAGCAAAGAACTGGGTTAAGGAGCTTCAGAGGCAGGCCAGCCCAAACATTGTCATCGCACTGTCCGGAAACAAGGCTGACCTTGCCAACAAGAGAGCTGTGGACTTTCAG GATGCTCAGTCTTATGCAGATGACAACAGCTTGCTGTTCATGGAGACATCAGCAAAGACTTCCATGAACGTGAATGAGATCTTCATGGCCATTG CAAAAAGGTTGCCTAAGAGTGAGCCCCAAGCTGCCGGAGCCAACAGTGGGCGTAGCAGGGGTGTGGACCTCACAGAGACAGCCCAACCCACTAAGGCCCCCTGCTGCAGCAactaa